The window TATCGCCATCTGCTGCAGGCGGTAAACGGCAACCGCACGCTCGCCGCGACTATCGCCATCGTCTCGGTGGTCGCCTTCATCGTCGTGCCGATTTCGATCGCTGCCATCTACGCAGTGCAGGAGGTTCGCGACTGGCTCGTCTGGGCGGCGGCGACCAATGCGAACGGAGCAGCGGTTCCCGACTGGCTTGCAACCATACCCATGGCGGGCGACTGGCTGGGCCAACAATGGGTGAAATATGTCGGCCATCCCGGGGCGCTCGGCGAACTGGTGCAACTCGTCAGCGGCTCCAATATCGGCAACATCTATCGCGGTGTGCTCGTCATCGGCACCTCCGCCTTCCATGCCTTCCTGACGCTGCTCTTCATGCTGATCACGTTGTTCTTCGTCTATCGGGACGGACAGTCGTTTTCGAAGCAGCTCGACCATCTCGGCGAACAGATCTTTCCGATGCGCTGGGAACGCCTGTCGCGCGTCGTGCCGCTCACCATCAGCTCTACGGTGACCGGCATGGGCATCATCGCGATCGGCGAAGGCATCGTTCTCGGCGTCGCCTACTGGCTGGCCGGCATGCCCTCGCCGGTGACGCTCGGCATCATCACCGGCATCATGGCCCTCGTTCCAGGCGGAGCGCCGCTCTGCTTCACGCTGGTGTCGGCCTATCTTATTGCCAGCGGTTCGCCCATCCATGGCCTCGCGCTCTTCATCTGGGGCACGACGGAGCTCTTTATCGTCGACAAGACACTGCGTCCCCGACTTGTAGGCGGCCCGATCAAGCTGCCCTTCCTGCCGACCTTCTTCGGCCTCGTCGGCGGCGTCAAGACCATGGGCTTTCTCGGCCTTTTCGTCGGGCCCGTCCTCATGGCACTGCTCGTCGCCATCTGGCGCGAGTGGATGCGCGAAGTGACGGCCGACACATCTGTGCAGGCGGAGGAACCGATAAAGCGGGTGGAT is drawn from Sinorhizobium sojae CCBAU 05684 and contains these coding sequences:
- a CDS encoding AI-2E family transporter, translating into MQVQLGNRERENLPAEPRLFGQPAHARSALVLPISAARWLLVMVLLAGVYFFHGFVVPVLAAVVIGFASWPIYRHLLQAVNGNRTLAATIAIVSVVAFIVVPISIAAIYAVQEVRDWLVWAAATNANGAAVPDWLATIPMAGDWLGQQWVKYVGHPGALGELVQLVSGSNIGNIYRGVLVIGTSAFHAFLTLLFMLITLFFVYRDGQSFSKQLDHLGEQIFPMRWERLSRVVPLTISSTVTGMGIIAIGEGIVLGVAYWLAGMPSPVTLGIITGIMALVPGGAPLCFTLVSAYLIASGSPIHGLALFIWGTTELFIVDKTLRPRLVGGPIKLPFLPTFFGLVGGVKTMGFLGLFVGPVLMALLVAIWREWMREVTADTSVQAEEPIKRVDLSAK